A segment of the Streptomyces sp. NBC_01235 genome:
GATGCCGGGCAGCCATGTGGACGTCGGCGGCGGCACGGGCGCGGCGACCTGGGCGGTGAGCGCGACGTGGGAGGGCGAGCGCCCGGTGACGGTCCTGGACTGGGCCGAGCCGGCCCTGGCCCTCGGCCGGGAGATCGCCGCCGCCCACCCCGCACTCGTCGGCGCCCGCTGGCAGCGCGCCCGCATCGGCTCGGCCCTCACCCTGGACCCCACCGATCTCGTCACCGTCTCGTACGTCCTCAACGAGCTGGCCGCGCCCGACCGGGCCGCCCTCGTGGACGCCGCCGCGTCGGCCGCGCAGGCCGTGGTGATCGTCGAGCCGGGCACGCCGGACGGCTACGCCCGGGTGATCGAGGCCCGCGACCAGCTGATCACCGCGGGTTTCCGCGTCGCCGCGCCCTGTCCGCACAGCGCGGCCTGCCCGATCGTGCCCGGCACGGACTGGTGCCACTTCTCGGCGCGGGTCAGCCGCTCCTCCCTGCACCGGCAGGTCAAGGGCGGCTCGCTGCCCTACGAGGACGAGAAGTTCAGCTACGTCGCGGCCGCCCGCTTCCCCGTGTCCCCCGCCCCCGCCCGGGTGGTCCGGCGGCCGCAGATCCGCAAGGGCCAGGTGCTCCTCGACCTGTGCGAGACCGAGGAGCGGCTGAGCCGTACGACGGTGACGAAGAAACACGGGGAGTTGTACCGGGCGGCCCGGGACGCGGACTGGGGCGACCCCTGGCCGCCGGTCGCTTGAGTCAGGCCGGCTCGAGTCCCTGCTCGCCGACCCCCGTGACGAAGGACGCCGCCGTGGTGAGCGGGGCACCCTGCCGGGTGACGTAGGGGACGGCCTTGAAGTCGGCGCGGGCGAGGTCGCGGCCGAGGTGACGGTCGCGTAGCCGCGCAGGCCGTTGCAGAAGCGCAGGTGGGGGCCGGCCATGTCGGTGGCCCAGTTGGACGGCTTGGCTGAGCCGTTGCCCGGAAGGTATCTGGGGGGGGCGGCATGCACCCACACCCACACCCAGGCACAGACAGCGGCTGGTTCTCCCATTGGAGTGCTCTCCCGGCTGAAGCCGTGAGATTCCCACCTACCTTGCGGTGGTGGGCTTGACGCGACGCGCGCGCCTGACGAGCGAGCTCGCATGCCGAACCCTGACCGACATCCCCTCCCTTACGCTGCGGCCCCATGAACGCCAAGCAAACCACTCAACGAGCCGAACGAGCCGCCTCCGAGGGAAAGATCGCGGTCGTCACGGGCGCCGGTTCCGGCATCGGGCGGGCGGTGGCCGTGGAACTGCTGCGCGCGGGCTGGTCGGTGGCGCTGGCGGGCCGACGCGTCGAGGCCCTGGAGACGACGGCGGCTCTGGTGCCCGAGGGCACGAGTCTCGCCGTACGGACGGGCGTCTCACGCCCCGACGACGTGACGGCCCTCTTCGCCGCCGTGCGCGAGCGGTTCGGGCGACTGGACCTGCTGTTCAACAACGCGGGCACCTTCGGGCCGGGCGGGGTGCCCTTCGAGGACCTCCCCCTCGACGCCTGGCGGCACGTGGTGGACACCAACCTCAACGGGGCGTTCCTGTGCGCGCAGGGCGCCTACCGGCAGCTGAAGGAGCAGAACCCTCCCCCACTCTCGGCTTCGCTCGAGCGGGAGGTGCCCCCACGGCGGGCGCATCATCAACAACGGCTCCGTCTCGGCGCACACGCCCCGCCCGCACTCGGCGCCCTACACGGCGACCAAGCACGCCCTCACCGGGCTGACGAAGTCCCTGTCGCTCGACGGTCGGGCGTACGGCATCGCGGTCGGCCAGATCGACATCGGCAACGCGGCGACCGACATGACGGCGCGGATGCAGACGGGCGCGTTGCAGGCCGGCGGGGAGATCGCGCCGGAACCGGTGATGGACGTCGCCGATGTGGCGCGCACGGTGCGGCACATGGCGGAGCTGCCGCTGGAGGCGAACGTGCAGTTCGCGACGGTACTGGCGACGGCGATGCCGTATGTGGGCCGGGGCTGAGAGCCCGCTCCACGCCGCCCCACGGGCCGTCAGCTCCCGTCACCTTCTCAACCTGCACAAGCGGAATTTGACCATCCGCCCCATTGCGGCCGGTAGCGGAAATATGCTCAACTCTCCTACACGAGAACTTCACACTTGAGGCACGAAAGTTCCGCAAGGTGCGACCGTAAGCCATACCGAGGGGGGAAGGGCAGCCGTCCCACGATGCCGCGTGGGGGTGGGCCTCGCTGGGACCGCGAGGTACGCACCGGGGACGTGGGACGGCTGCCGCACCATCACTCCGAGGAAGCCTCCGCGGATGTCTCCGCGGATGTCTCCGCAGGTGGCAGCTCCTGGGCGCGACGGGTGGCACGGGCGCGACGCCTGCGCAGCGCGTACGCCCCGCCCGCCACCAGCGCCACCACTCCCCCGGCGCCGCCGAGCACACCCCAGCCGCCCGGGCCGCCTCGGCCGCCGTCGGCCGACGAGGCCTGCGCCCCTGCGTGCGGCGACTCGCCGGAGGACGACACCCTCGTCCCGCCCTCGCTCAACGCCTCGGGCAGCGTCCCCACCGCGCGTGCCGAACTCCCTTGCCCGAAGCCCCAGTCGAGCAGCGCGGCCGTCTCCTCGTAGACGGCGTTGTGGCCGCTGCGGGGATGCAGCACGGTGACGACGAGGGTGCGGCCGGCGCGGGTCGCGGCGCCGGTGAACGTGTTTCCGGCGTTGCTTGTGTAGCCGTTCTTCACGCCGATCAGCCCCGGATACGGTGTCACCCCGTACGTGCCCGACAGCAGCCGGTCGGTGTTCTCGATCGAAAAGGTCCTGCCGCCGCCGGCCGGAAAGCGGGCGTTCCGTGTGCCGCAGTAGGCGCGGAAGTCGGCGTTCTTCAGGCCGTGCCGGGCGAACAGGGCGAGGTCGTACGCGGAGGACAGCTGGCCCTTGTGGTCGTAGCCGTCGGGGCTGACGACCTGGGTGTCCAGTGCCTGGAGGTCGGCCGCCCTCGCCTGCATCTCGGCGACCGTCTTCGCGACCCCGCCGTTCATCCGGGCGAGCACCTGCACGGCGTCGTTGCCCGAGCGCAGGAACACGCCCTGCCACAACTGCTCGACGGTGTACGTGATCCCGGCCTTGACGCCGACGAGGCTGGAACCTGACGGAATGCCGGCCAGGTCCGCGTCGGTCACGGTGTACCGCTCGGTGCGCTCGAACTTGCCCAGCAGGGTGTCCGCGAACAGCATCTTCAGCGTGGAGGCGGGCGCGAGCCGCAGGTGGGCGCGGTAGGAGGCGAGCACCTCGCCGCTGTCGTGGTCGGCGAGCAGCCAGGCCCGGGCGGTCAGCTTCCCCGGCAGGGCGCCGCCCCCGTCCACCTGGACGCCGTCGGTGAGCGGCGGGGCGGTCACCGGTGCGGTCAGCGGCGCGACGGCCGTGAGGGCCAGCAGGGAACGCCGGGACAGACGCGGGGACAGGCGCGAGGATGCGTGCACTGCGGGACCGTACAAGGGGATTGTGTGAAAAAGGAAATCGCCACTCAACCCCTGTCACCTGGGAAAACCCCCTCCGCAGCCTAGGAATCAGCTGTCTCAAGGAATTCTGATCCGGCACCCCGCATTCTCAGTCCTCACACATCCTTTACTCAGTTCCGCTCAAAGGTTCCTCCCTACTTTGAGGCCGCGCCCACAGCGGGCGCCAAGAACCTCTGAGGAACGGGATGTTTGGCATCTATCTCAAGCGCGAACTGGGCCGGCGCAAGAAGGCGGCCCTGGTCATCGCACTGGGTCTGGCGCTCGGAATCGCGCTGGTCATCACCGTCAACTCGGTGTCGGCCGGCATGACTCAGGCTCAGGACAAGGTCCTGCAGTCGCTGTACGGCCTCGGCACCGACATGACCGTCACCAAGGCCCGCACGGCGCCCACGGGCACCAGTTCCGGTGGCCCGAGATTCGAGTTCGACGCGAAGGGCCAGGACGACGACGACTCGACGACGCAGAGCTCGGACCGGGTGATGACTCAGGGGGGCCAGGCCCTGAAGTCCTCGCTCGTCGCGCAGGTCACGAAACAGAAGGGCGTGGCCGCGGCCGTCGGCGCCCTCACCCTGAACGTCACCAAGGTCGACGGTTCCTTCACCCAGGGCAAGGCGCAGAGCTCGACCAGCGGAAGCAGCGGGAACAGCGGCCAGGGCGGCGGTCCCGGCGGCGGGAGCGGCGGCGGATCCACCGCGGCGCCCCAGGTGCAGGGCGGCGGCGCCTCGTTCGACGTCAACTCGTACTCCGTGGCCGGCGTCGACGTCACCGACCAGGACCTCGGCCCGCTGGCAAGTTCGAAGATCACCTCGGGCGTGACGTTCACCGCGGCGCAGACCGACGCCAAGGTCGCGGTCGTCAGCAAGTCGTACGCCAAGGAGAACTCGTACAAGGTCGGCTCGACCCTGACGATCTCCGGGACGAAGTACAAGGTCATCGGCATCGCGACGCCCGACAGCAGCGACGCCGGCACGGACGTCTACCTGCCGCTGAAGCAGGCGCAGACCCTCGCCGACGCGGCGGACCAGGTCACCACGATCTACGTCAAGGCGACCGACTCCAAGCAGATCGACACCGTCAAGGCGACGATCCAGAAGAACATCTCCGGTACGACGGTCACCACCTCCGCCGATCTGGCCGAGACGGTCTCCGGCTCCCTCTCCACCGCCTCCAACCTGGCGACCAGCGTCGGCAAGTGGCTCTCGATCGCGGTGCTCGCCGCCGCGTTCCTGGTGGCCGCGCTGCTCACCTCCTCGGCCGTGTCCCGCCGGGTGCGTGAGTTCGGCACCCTCAAGGCGCTCGGCTGGCCGAGTCGCCGGGTGACCCGGCAGGTCGTCGGCGAGTCCATGGTCAACGGTCTGCTCGGCGGCGCCCTCGGCATCGGTCTGGGCCTGGCGGCCGCGTACGCGGTGACCGCGATCAGCCCGAAGCTGACGGCGGAACTCGGCAACACCGGCGGTGGCGGCATGGGCGGCGGTCCCGGCGGTGGCGGTGGCCCCGGCGGACAGTCGGCGTCGAACACGATGGAGATCGCCCTGTCGGCCCCCGTCTCCGTCACCACGATCGCGCTCGCGGTGGGCCTGGCGGTCGCCGGCGGTCTGATCGCCGGCGCGATGGGCGGCTGGCGCGCCTCCCGGATGCGCCCGGCGGACGCCCTGCGCAGCGTCTCCTGACCCGCCCTCACCCACTCACGCCAGAACCCGGAGCACCCATGTACAACCTCACCGGCGTCACCAAGCGCTACACGCGCGGCAAGGAGACGGTCGAGGCGCTGCGCGGCATCGACCTGACGATCGCGGACGGCGACCAGCTCGTCATCCAGGGCCCCACGGGCGGCGGCAAGTCGACGCTGCTGCAGATGATCGGCGGCCTGGACCGCCCGACCGAGGGCAGCGTCGAACTGGACGGCGTCGACCTCGCGCGCATCAGCGAGGCGAAGCTGACCCGGATGCGCGCCGAGAAGATCGGCATCATCTTCCAGTCGTTCAACCTCATCCCGACGCTCACCGCGCAGGAGAACGTCGAAACGGCGCTCGTCCCGCTCGGCGTGAAGCCAGCGGAACGGCGTGAGCGGGCGGCGGAGGCGCTGCGTTCGGTGGGCCTGGGCGAGCGCCTCGCCCACGCCCCCTCGGAGCTCTCCGGCGGCCAGCAGCAGCGCGTGGCGATCGCCCGCGCGCTGGTCAAGAAGCCCAAGGTGCTTCTCGCCGACGAGCCCACCGGCAACCTCGACGAGGGCACCCGCGACGACATCATGGGCCTGCTGGAGGGCCTGTGGCACGAGTACGGGCTGACGTTCATCATGGTCACCCACGACTCGTCGATCGCCCGCCGCGCCCCACGCCTGGCCACCATCAAGGCGGGCCGGATCACGCTGACGGAACAGGCGGTGGCCCGCTCCTCGTGAACCTGCCGGCCCCCACAGCCCCCGCAGCACCCCCGAGCACTGTGGGGGCTGTGGGGGCTGTGGGGGCTGTGGGGGCTGTGGGGGCTGTGGGGGCTGTGGGGGCTGTGGGGGCTGCTACGCCTGCCCGGTCTCGAACCGGGAGATCCGCCCGTCGTCCTCGACGGTGAAACTCCACTTGGTGCGCATCTCGCCCCAGGTGTCGTTGCGGTAGTCGGCGATGAGGGCCCGGCCGCCGGCCATCTCCTTGGTGACGTCCATATGGCCGTGGGAGGAGAAGATCTCCCGGTCGATCCACTGGACGAGGTCACGGTCGGAGCCGTCGTCCGACATGGTCGCGCCGGGGGTGAGAAGGCCGCGGAAGGCCTCCTCGTCACGGGCGTTGACGGCGGTGACGAAGGCGCGGACGGCCGGATCGCTGAGTTTGGCTGTCTGAATCGACATGCCGACCACACTCACACCGCCGTCCGGCCCCCGCCACCCGAACGGCGCCCAGGACGGGCCGGACGGGTGTGAAGGGTGCGACGGTGGAAACGCGGAGGGGACTGTTTCCTTGCTCAGGGAGTCACCGTGACCTGTTACGACCGACGTGATCTGGGACTGCTGCTGCTCCGGCTGGGCACCGGCGGAGTGCTGGCGGCGCACGGCGCG
Coding sequences within it:
- a CDS encoding small ribosomal subunit Rsm22 family protein; this translates as MNVSASVSETLRGTLTDLLDGLPPKQAALAVDRLIASYRGATPTDAPILRDRADVAAYAAYRMPATFEAVRSALEAFADAVPEWMPGSHVDVGGGTGAATWAVSATWEGERPVTVLDWAEPALALGREIAAAHPALVGARWQRARIGSALTLDPTDLVTVSYVLNELAAPDRAALVDAAASAAQAVVIVEPGTPDGYARVIEARDQLITAGFRVAAPCPHSAACPIVPGTDWCHFSARVSRSSLHRQVKGGSLPYEDEKFSYVAAARFPVSPAPARVVRRPQIRKGQVLLDLCETEERLSRTTVTKKHGELYRAARDADWGDPWPPVA
- a CDS encoding D-alanyl-D-alanine carboxypeptidase family protein, which gives rise to MHASSRLSPRLSRRSLLALTAVAPLTAPVTAPPLTDGVQVDGGGALPGKLTARAWLLADHDSGEVLASYRAHLRLAPASTLKMLFADTLLGKFERTERYTVTDADLAGIPSGSSLVGVKAGITYTVEQLWQGVFLRSGNDAVQVLARMNGGVAKTVAEMQARAADLQALDTQVVSPDGYDHKGQLSSAYDLALFARHGLKNADFRAYCGTRNARFPAGGGRTFSIENTDRLLSGTYGVTPYPGLIGVKNGYTSNAGNTFTGAATRAGRTLVVTVLHPRSGHNAVYEETAALLDWGFGQGSSARAVGTLPEALSEGGTRVSSSGESPHAGAQASSADGGRGGPGGWGVLGGAGGVVALVAGGAYALRRRRARATRRAQELPPAETSAETSAEASSE
- a CDS encoding ABC transporter permease; the protein is MFGIYLKRELGRRKKAALVIALGLALGIALVITVNSVSAGMTQAQDKVLQSLYGLGTDMTVTKARTAPTGTSSGGPRFEFDAKGQDDDDSTTQSSDRVMTQGGQALKSSLVAQVTKQKGVAAAVGALTLNVTKVDGSFTQGKAQSSTSGSSGNSGQGGGPGGGSGGGSTAAPQVQGGGASFDVNSYSVAGVDVTDQDLGPLASSKITSGVTFTAAQTDAKVAVVSKSYAKENSYKVGSTLTISGTKYKVIGIATPDSSDAGTDVYLPLKQAQTLADAADQVTTIYVKATDSKQIDTVKATIQKNISGTTVTTSADLAETVSGSLSTASNLATSVGKWLSIAVLAAAFLVAALLTSSAVSRRVREFGTLKALGWPSRRVTRQVVGESMVNGLLGGALGIGLGLAAAYAVTAISPKLTAELGNTGGGGMGGGPGGGGGPGGQSASNTMEIALSAPVSVTTIALAVGLAVAGGLIAGAMGGWRASRMRPADALRSVS
- a CDS encoding ABC transporter ATP-binding protein, with amino-acid sequence MYNLTGVTKRYTRGKETVEALRGIDLTIADGDQLVIQGPTGGGKSTLLQMIGGLDRPTEGSVELDGVDLARISEAKLTRMRAEKIGIIFQSFNLIPTLTAQENVETALVPLGVKPAERRERAAEALRSVGLGERLAHAPSELSGGQQQRVAIARALVKKPKVLLADEPTGNLDEGTRDDIMGLLEGLWHEYGLTFIMVTHDSSIARRAPRLATIKAGRITLTEQAVARSS
- a CDS encoding nuclear transport factor 2 family protein, whose protein sequence is MSIQTAKLSDPAVRAFVTAVNARDEEAFRGLLTPGATMSDDGSDRDLVQWIDREIFSSHGHMDVTKEMAGGRALIADYRNDTWGEMRTKWSFTVEDDGRISRFETGQA